The genome window TGACGAAGCGGAGAGCATGTCGATCTCTTGGCGATCGGCCGAGGCTCGAATCGATCCCCATCGTTACTTTTTACTGCCAGCAACTCTATTATTACTCGATCTTCTTACTATTCATGCAATCAATGAATTGAATATGGTCTAGGGCCATTTTTCAGCCCATCTAAATAGAGCGTTCTTTTGGTTTAATTTAGACAAattctctctccatctactCAACCTCCTGGCCAGTGAACTCGGGCAGGCGCTTGCGCACATCCTCCCAAgtctcctcaccctccaccaGGGACTTGATGGCCAGGGCAATCTCGTCCTCGCTGGCACGAACCTGCTTGGTCGAGTCACGGTCACGCAGGGTGAAAGTGTTGTCCTTGACGGACTGGAAGTCGACCGTCACACCAAACGGCGTACCCAGCTCGTCGTTGCGCGCATAGCGCTTACCGATACTGGCGGAAGAGTCATCCACACGGTTGGACACTCCCATGCGACGCAGCTTAGTCGTCAGGCGCTGCACCAGCGGCGCGAACGACTGGTGCGTCGACAGCGGCACGATCAGCACCTTGGTCGGGGCAATCGCGGGAGGGAAGGACAGGACCTAGCAATTCATCCATTAGCATCACGAATCAACCATAGTAGAAAAAACCAAGGtcagaagagggaagaaaactTACACCACGGGCCTCATCACCCTCACGGGACCAGTAGACCTGCTCGATCATGCTGTACAGGATACGACCAATACCGAACGAGGGCTCAATGACATTAGGAGTGTACTCGCGCACATTCTCCACGCGCGTGCGCTTCTCGATCTTGATCAACTCCTTGTCCAGCTCAACCTTGCCGCCAGCGACACCCTCAACTTCCACCTCGATCTTGCCGGTCTGCTCGAGGTCGAGCGACAGCTTCTCGCGCAGCTCCTGCGACAGAGCATCAATCGCCGCCGTGACGGTCTTGCCGTCCTTCTTGAAGCGGGGACCgaacttcttcttgtccaggTCGATCTGccactcctccaccttgAGGGGCTCCGCCCGAGTCTCACGGACAACGAGCGGGGCACCGGTCTTGTTCTTGTGCACGGTCAAATCGTAGGCACTACGGTCAGCGCAGCCGACACACTCGATCCAGCCGTAGCTGGTCTGCAGCTCGGCATCCCAGCAGTCAGTGGCGTAGTGAGCCATCTCGTTAGCCATGTGCTGGCGGAAGCGCAGCTTCTTGGGGTCCACACCCAGCTTGAGCAGGAACAGCTGGATACGAGCCAGGAAGTAACCCAGGGTCTCGTTGTCGACGAGGCCAGTCTCGACGGCCTTGCCGATAGTCATCTCCTCGGTCTTGGTGCTGCCGGACAGCTGGATGTCGCGGTTGAGCAGGGTCATCTTGACGTccttgacctcctcgaaGCGGGCGTGCTTCTTGCCACCCTGGGGGTCGACAAAGTGCTCGATCTCAGCCATCAGGAACTCACGCACCCGCAGCAGACCGGCGCGCGGGGAGATCTCGTTCCGGAACGACTTGCCGATGGAGGCAGAGGCGAAGGGCATAGACTGCTGGTTGAACTCGAGCAGCTTCTGGAAGTTGAGGAACTGACCCTGGGCGGTCTCCGGGCGCAGGTAGCCGGgcatgttgctgctggggccGATCGAGGTCTGGAACATCAGATTGAAGGCCACGGGGGGCAGGAGGTTGCCATCGGTGGTGGGGTTGCGGATGTCGTACTTGgcgatgatcttctcgagTTCGGGGCCGTCGAAGTTGTCGATCTGGGCGAGGGTCTCCTCGTACTCCTTGACAACGGCGTCATCCAGCTTAACCGCCTTGGTCtgcttgaccttcttcttcttcttggcctccttctcctcgtccaccTCAACCTTTTGGCCACGGGCCTCCTTGTCACCCTTCAGGCGGGCCTCGAGCACCTCCTCGACCAGGTGGTCGGCGCGGAAGATCTCGCCGGTCTTGGGGTCCTTGCACATCCAGTCGGCGAACTTGTCGACGTGACCACTGGTCTTCAGGATCTCGTGCGGGGTGAGCATGGTGCAGTCGACCTCGAGCATGTCCTCCTCCAGGACGAAGTGCTTGCGCCACAGATCGACAATGTTGTTCAGGACGGCGCAACCGGGCGGGCCATAGTCGTAGAGGCCGGAGACACCACCGTAGATCTCGAAGGAAGGGGTATAGAAGAGACGGCGGCGCAGCATAGAGTCCAAGACGGACCGGTCGACGACCTGGCCGGTcttggtggagagggaagcCATTTTGGTGGACTTCTTTTTGGAGGACGGctgagggagatgatgtcgCGTacgggggagggaggtggaaAAGGAAcggggaggaagaataaaggaggaggaagaggagctggcGCAAGTGGGGGGAAGACGAAAAGCCAGAAGttggcgatgaagaagacgattGGGATGGCGGGGACAAAAAGACCGAAAAGAGGGACCCAATGCCCGCCGACACCTCAGGCCGCCCAGCCGCTGAGCGCTGCTGCAGTGACTCATCCGCCTGCCCTTTTGTTCAACTCTCCACCAATCCACAAGTTTACCGTCGATAAGGAATGCGGAGACAAGGGACTTATGCGGGGCTGTAATGGCCTTGATTCTCTTCCGGCGAATtaccctccttcttccgccAAATAATCACGAAAAGGAATCCAATTCCTGGCCGATCGCGAGAAAGCTGAACTTCCCTTCATTTCCCAATCGAGCCGCGCCCTGGATGACTCAGCAGGCCTTTTCTCACCGCCGGATGAACACTTGATCCGCCAGATTTTTTTGGATAGCCCAAACGGGTAATCCAATATTGATATCTTCATTTGCTTCGACTCAACTACTTCCTACCCCTCCATCGTTCACCCCAATTCCAGCAAACGATGGTTTCGAAGAAAGCTTCCCACCGGCCGCCTCCGGGCGTCGGTCTCGACGCAAAGCCCCGCAACAAGATCCAGCGCAAACTCCTCCAtatcaagcgcaagcgcgccAAGGACTCTTCTCGCCGTGCCGAACGATATGCtttcaagaaggaagaggccaaGAACCCCAAGCTGAAGGAAGAGCGTCTGAAGCGCAACATTCCCCTGACCATCGACCGCAAGCGAGTCTGGGATGACGCCGGCAGCGACGTCGAGGACGGTCTGGGATTGAGCGTGGACGTCGAGCGCATCAAGCGGCgcaagcaggaggaagaggaagagctgaaCCGGCCCCTGAACGAGGACGATCAATCCTCCGacgctggagaagaagaaggatcagaggatgacgaggacgacgacgtGGACAGCATGCTCGCCAGcagtgacgaggaagacgaaggcgcctccgacgacgacgacgaagacgaagactcATCCTCcggcaagaagaaatcgaaATCATCCTCCGACTCGACTCGCGGCCGCAGCAAATCATCCCTCCCCACAGCCACAGAGCGCGCCACCAGCCCCTCCCAATCGACCAAGAGCACCAACCTAAATCTCGTCCCCGAAGCCCTAGCGTCCAaattcccctccctcttcagcACCGAAAACCTTAAGTCCCCTAAGATCCTCATCACGACGTCCCTCAACTCGTCCCTTCACCACGAAGCCGAGCTCCTCACCGACCTGTTCCCCAACTCCGTCTACGTCCGCCGCACGCGCCACCGCTTCGCGCACCAGTTCTCCATCCGCGAGATCTCCAAGTTCGCCACGAACCGCAACTTCACGGCGGTGGTGATCCTCCGCGAAgaccagaagaagcccaccGGTCTGGACATCGTGCATCTCCCCACGGGACCCATGTTCCACTTCTCCATGACGAATTGGGTCGAGGGCAAGCGCATTCCGGGTCACGGACGCGCTACGGACCACTGGCCCGAGCTGATTCTGAATAACTTCCGCACGCCGCTGGGTCTGTTGACGGCGCATTTGTTCCGAACTTTGTTCCCGCCGCAGCCTGATATCGAGGGCCGGCAGGTCGTGACGGTGTTGAATAGTCGTGATTACTTGTTCTTCCGTCGTCATCGGTATGTGTTccgggagaagagggagacggagaaggcgGTTGTGGGTGCCGAtggaaaggagatgaagggcGCGGAGGGGATTAGAGCGGGTATGCAGGAATTGGGACCCCGGTTTACGTTGAAGTTGCGCAGAGTTGATAAGGGGATCCAAAGAGCTAGTGGacaggagtgggagtggaAGGGGCAAatggagaagacgaggacgaagTTCCAGTTGtagtttcttctttgcttcatACTTGTTTGGTAACTGCCCGCTGTTgtctttgttttgttttgtctAGCCTGTTGATGTTGTGCTCGACTGCATTGGGTTCGGGGCGTTAGGATAAAAAAGGTCTCTTCTGTTGTTTGTTCACTTGCTTTCTATTGTTGTATGTACGTTGGAGATATCACATCTATATGGTCTGTGCGAGAGAATAGATACAAAAAGTCTGAACTATCTCCATTGGAGGTTATATCTTCAAGATAAACCCTGATCAAAGTCCATACCGATCCACGGTATGGTATAAGTGATAATGGAATCATAATCATAAGGTCATCaacagaacaagaagaagaagaaggaaggaaggaaggaaggaagtggATTTCCACATATCTGCTCACGTCAATGGCTTCCGCCCCGTTACGATCTTCACCCTCGCACTAATGCGATACACGCCTTGCAAGATTTCCGCACGCACCTGGTCACATAGTTCGCGCActtcctccgccacccaGCCATACGTAGTGGTCAGGGCACGCAAACTATATGATTCCAGGCCCTCCAATAAAGCAATGAGGCCCATTTTGCCGACGGTCCGGTCATGCGGCGACTCGGGCCACAGACCGATGGGGAAGGTGTACTCGCGGACATCGATATCGATGAACCCCTGAGCACGGAAGAGCGCGGGCTGGAGATGGCTCAGATCGCGTAGATAACCTGCTGAGTAGTCTGCGGAGCGGAGGGCGGAGGCAAAGAGACGTAGGTAGGAGTTCGGCGGGAGGGATATCATGGTTTCAGCGGCGAAGTCGGTATCTGCGACTTCGAGGTAACCGCCGGGAGCGAGGTGGTCAAAGGCTTGCTGGTAGATAAAGGACCAGTCGGGGAAGGCACCGGAGAGGCCgcggaggtggatgaggtcgAAGGGGATGTCGTAGGCCCATTCGTCGCGGGCATCGTCGAGGTGGAAGGAGAGGTTGGGGAGGTCGACATGGCCGAGGGCGTTGTCGAAGACGCCGATGTCAGAAGCAATGATGGTGCCGTGGGGGTAGGCGTGGCTCATTTCAATGGCCCAGTCACCGGGACCGGTGCCGATGTCGAGGACGCGAGGCGCATTGGTAACTATGGGGGCGGCGGTTAACTGCCCGTCtaggaggatgaggtagatCTGGTGGACGATGTTCAGACGGGTTCGTTCGGGTTCATCGTTCGGCATGTGGTATGAATCGTTGGGGTAGCGACGATTATTCTCTTCGTAGATGTCGAGCTGGTGTGTCTCACACgagttgctggtggtggtgtatgGTTAGCAACTCCACTGGGGGTTGGCATTGCAGGATACCAAGAAAAGTATTGCATACATGGATGCTTCGTCCGAGTCTGCATCTGACTCGAAGTTGGACTCGGGATCCGGAGGCTTGGTCCATGATTGCTTCTGCGCATTCTCACTCTCGTCGGGCTCGACGATTGGCTCGTGTTGGCCCAACGGCTGGAGATCTTTTGCCTCCATGACATGACGAAGTTGAGAGGGGTGTTCGGTGAAGGGTGTGGCGTGCTCGGGTTTATAGAGAAGCTCCTCTTGAAGACAGAGGCCGACGTCAGGCCCGATCAAGCTTAGGGTAGCACTTTCTGTAGCAACTCTCAAGGTGCAACCACAATCAGGATCATACGAGGCCGTCAAAACATGTGCCACGAGTGCTAATAGCGAGCTTCACTGACACGTAGGAGGTGAATAGTTCATCGTTTCTGTTCCAGCCCAAGACCacagggaggaagaaaaagcaaagatgGCGGAAGATGCCGAGAATGACGCAGTTGGTCCAAGTAGTGCTGGAAGGACAAACACGGAGATTTCTCAACGGCTTGGGGAGCACGACAAATTGGACGACGGACCCCGGATGGTCGGAATATAGTACATTGGCTGGCCTAGAGAGAGGAACTCGACCAGGTGGGCTGTGGacagtgaggaagaggaagagtaaaACGCCGgagaaaagaatggaaagatggCATAGAAGCTATGCCAGCTTGGATAGGCAGTTGATCAGCACCGAGACTGTGATAGGCGACCCAAGGCCGCTGGACTAGTTCATGCACCGCGCATGCTGAGAGGCCGAGAGAAGTCTCTAGACCCATCGATGCAGAGGCAGACTGGAAGGCCCCGTTCTGATCGACGGGAACGGTCCAGTTTCTGGGAAACCAACTGCAGTGCGACTAGACAAAGCACACGAGACGCCATGCAGCCAGCGGTCCTTTCATTTCCCCGTTTTGTGGCAGCCGGGGTGGTCGTTCCCTAGTCCTGGGTCGATTTTGGCCCGATCGTCTGGCTTAGTCTGGGAGTGTCGGGGTAAGAGATGAGACGCTTAGGCTGATAGGCTAGAGGGACAGTTCAGGCGGTCATCTTGTAGTTGTGGCCTTGTGAGTTCTGTTTTTAGTGCAGTGTGGCGTCTGGCACAGCCTGACGCTGAGGCTGCAGGGACAAGGGTTTGTATGGTATTTGGTCGAGCATTTCTCCACATGAGATCCATAGGGAGCAGCTTGGCTATTAGTTAATTACTAACAGTTTAGATATGTGAGTCAGAAAGTGAGTCAACTCAGCGGGATAAGCATGCAAGTATACCGGGTGGTCCTGTTGATAGAGgtaagaagaggaagtaTACAGTTCtgcgatgatgaaatgagTAGCAGTCagtatagtataaaaaaagaacGCCAAACCCAGACCAGTAAAAATGATGATCTCAGAAATAAATCTCCGTGTAAATATATATGCCATGGACATCAATTCATCCCAATCAAGTGGAatcagcaaagcaaagcGAAACAAAAGCAAGTTCCCGTCGATGCATGAAGCAGTAGTGCTGCACAGCGCCCAAACCACggaacaggaacaggaacaagaaggacatcatcaccaccaaccatccgcaaaatcctcctccaccaccacaaccctccccctcaaccacaacctcaacaccacctctCCCACACCTTCACCCTCAATGTCCACCACTACCCCCCTCAAAACCCCCCGacgcttcctcttcatcgcctCAATCGGCAATCCACGCCCATACCGCACGACGCGACACAGCGCCggccacatcctcctcgaagCCCTGACGCCACTTCTCCCACGCCGAGTCCCTCTCGTGGGCACCTCTCCCAACAATGGCAACATAATCAACCCTTTATTCTACAAAACCTACACGAGCCCATCATACATGAACGAATCGGGACCCAAACTCCTCCGCAACTTCCAATCGTGGCTCTCATCCACCCAAACCGAAATATACCAGAAGATCGTGCAGCCGGGGAATGTACTCTCCACAAACCCAGAATCAGACGctacagcagcagcagaatggcATCTCCGGGGCGCTGACCCGACAACCCTCCGAAACTTCTCCCCGACACTAGTCATCCTCCATGATGAATTGGAGGCGCCGCTGGGAAAAGTCCGTGTGAAGAGAGGTGGGCCCGAGAAGGCGAGTTTGAGGGGACATCGGGGCTTGATTAGTTCGTTTGAGAGTTTGAGGGGCAAGGGGATGTATCCTCCCAATCCGAAGAAGAATGTACTTGGGACCGGGGTGGATTTGTCGGTCTTGAGGATTGGGGTGGGGATTGGGAGGCCCGAGACGAGGGATCGAGGGGGTGTTGCGAAGTATGTCCTGTCGGAGATGAGTGAGCAGGAGTTGAAGGCTGTGAGGGCTGCCGCGGGGCCGGTTTtggaggtgttggtggatgagttGTACAGGGATGGTGCGgagtaatattacttattGTGTAATTATAGATAGATCGGATAGAGATGGCTTAGAGATAcccttatattattagacttgcttttcccctctgCAGTCTACGCTTTCATCTACGTGCATATGGATTCGACTCAAGAACGCTCTCAAAGAAATAGTGTTAACAATGATACCAAGGCTTGGATGCAGAATGATTAAAGCGGCTATCATCGCACGCAATTAAAGAAAACAGACAAGCAAAGAATTTGAACTCCACTCCAAAGTACCACGAACTATCAGACCGTGCCTGCTATGCTCAAATCCCGAATCTCCTGCAACACCTCTTCCACCCGGTTGTCCAGGTCTCCCCGAGCATACTGATCCCTCGTCTCCGCATCCAAGTACTGTTGCACCTGCGCCATGCGCGAGTATGCCTCCGCGCAGAACCGCAGTTGAATCTTCACCAGGGCCTCAAAGCTAGGATCCAGGTACGGCACCCGCAGGTCGATGAGCTGAGGCAGTTCAGTGAAGAGTTGTTCGTTCAACTGCTCATACGCTTGCTTGGCGATTTCCGTCTCGCGCTCCGTCCGGGGCAATTTCGTCGCATCCTTATCGGGCTTCTCGACCAGCTTCTTGACCTTGGCGCGCATAGAATCATAATCGAGTAACTTGTGGTTGCGCTTCTTAATGCATTCGTTGATATCCGGGAAGTAGGCACAGAACCGAGAGATGGGTTCCAACACAGTCGAGCTATAAAATACCAGTCAACCAATGAGTCGTAATGCCCAAAAGGGCGTCCACAGCGATGGATCTAGAACGTACCGGTACGGGCCGTCCAGCGCCTTGATCGTTTCCgcatccagatcctccacaGCCTGCTTATAACTCCGACTCACTCCGTCGTTGGTCCCGGCATCACCATAGAAGGCATCAATAGTCTCGGCGATCCGCATCTGCGAGGCAGTCATAgctatccatcatcatccaacgTCAGCATCCGCCTCCGCATCATACCCAATATTGCGACCGGAACATCAAAACACACCTCGTAGCGAATCCAAGTATCCCTTTGCCTCTTTCTGTAACCGATTTGCGGCGGCTTCCATCGTCCGGTACCGACTATATCGCATCGTGTCCATGTCAGTCAAACAAGTTGCCTCCCCTTTCCAATCAGTCGGACAATCCATACCGCTCTTCAATCTCATAATCGCGATCACTTGTGCGCTCCACATGTCCTGTTTAACCCAAGCCAATGCGTCAGTATATTCCTTGCAATACCACCAAGCAATATGTCGTAGAGGTATTCGTCCCCGACTCGAGCGGGGTTGTGATCCAACATAcccgtcttcatcatcacctgcgTGGTAGCGCGGTTGACATTTTTCTTGAACCCTGTAGACCCGGTCAGAATGACAATTCAGGTAGGGATGGGTGCCTGTACGGCGCAGAATCCATCGATAGGTAGGAACGGGGAGTATTCAGCGCACCTGCCCAGGACATGATGGCGACTTCAGTAGCGGTCGGTCGGGGGGGTCCGGTAACCAGTTAGGGGGTGGGGTGTGTATGTTCGAAATCAAAGAACCGGTAACTCCGTAGGTGGAGGACAAAGTGGATTATTGGGATATAGTAGACGTATAAtgtgaggagagggggaaggggaataGACACAGGgttgattgaatgaatgcGAAAGGCCCTCAGAAAGCAAGATGCCCGATGCGGGACGGAATGATGTTCGGAGACgttcgattgattgattgattggcgTGGCTGTGGCTGTGCACTTCTCTGCTTGGATCCCGTGGCTGTGTCATGATTATTTACTAAATCTTACTGTTCGGTTGTTTTAACTTACAGCCCTACGAAATGGAAAGTGTAAAATTACCCGCAAGAATTTACGAACCAGCCGTTTTGAACTTCCGACTGCCGGTTCTGCTCGTTTCTGACGTCATAAGGCCGGCCCCTCCTCTACGTGTGATTAATGGAATCTGGCAGCCTGCAATCCGAGACTTCTCCAGGCAaatggggatggtgatgtcaaagaggaagggggtggattCGGTTTGCCTTGTGCCTGAGTATGACTTTGGATGTAGCTGGAGACGTCATGATGCCAGCCAGATCGAGCGACCATCATGATGTGACACAAGATACATCAGAGTTTCGATGTCCTGTTGCCCTATGGGGCAATCAGAATGTATCCTACACCATCTTCATGCCGCATAATGCACTTCATGCGATGGCATTAAACTTCATGTAATAGTGTAGCATTTATCTGGAGTGCATTCGAGATTCTGTCAAGTGACAGTAAAAGTTATAAGCGAAAGTATGGGGTACATGCAACCCTGATCTCGATGTTTGTGGTCGCACAAACATTCTTCACGCTCCCAATACCCCTTAGGCAAGCGCACACTATTCAAAATCACCTGCAGCTCGATGCTTCTTATGCCGCGGCTATAGTATACTAGGATGAGCATCTTATTCATGCGAAGCGATCCGTGTTTATCCGCGTTTGTCGGGATCCGTCCTCTAAAGACCGCAAAGTGTACCAGTGACGGGGCAAGTCTGGTATTCATCGCTCCAGCATTCCTGAAGATAGTGCATTAGTGTACCGAAGTAATCAATTCTCTTGTAAAACACATCTAGCAGCAACTTCAATGGACAAACCGTCCGGCACTTGAAGATTCAAATGGAAGGTGTTGATGGTATACAAGAACGAGGGCACTAAATTGACTTCGCAATGAAAGACAATTTGCCAAGTATAACCGACATCGGCACCTCCCTTAGTTTGGGATCCAGACCCAAATCCTACTCGATGAGGCTAGTATGGCCAGCCTTGCATGGCCGACATCCACCTGATTTCCAATCGGCCTTCAGGTGGGTGTCCCTTACCTTCAGGGTCGTGGTCGTTGGCGGCCCTGGATTGCCCATAATTAGTCTCGGCTTAGGTAAAAAATGGTGCTGCCTGTCCGGGTTGCACGACGTGATCCTTCTGGGCGAGGACAACTGCATAGGGCTGGCCAGACTGCCGAGGGCGGCATTCCACAACGGGATCGGGCAGTGGCTCGAACAAAGGGGGATGAATCATGCATGCTTGTGTTGGGTTGAAGACGGTCAGGAGAATTAGTAATGATACATAATAGAAAGGGAAAGTGCTTCAACATAGATATGCAGTGTTGTGGTTGTCGTCCAGCGAACAAAACAATCACAAAGCTAGTGGACACACAATACCTATCCATTCCAACAGACCAGACTCACCTGCTGAGCGCTGCTGAGCTGTTCGAACTCCACCAGGCCAGGGTTTCAGCAAGCTAGCCTTCCTCCGAGGATTGGCTCCTATTGAACTACGGGCTCGCGTTCCTTTTTGGGGCTGCATGATGCGCCAAGCAAGCTTGATCTGGCTCGCGTCCGGCGTCCCCTCCGTTTGCAGCTCCGTACGGCCCATGTTTTGTTATGATGACCCTTATTGATTGGGTAGCCGGTCTACCTGAGGCACCTGATGCATCTGATGCATACACCCTTCTCAGGCGTACCTAGGTACATGAATTGGAGTCTTCCAGACCTCCAGACCGATTCTCTTATCCATTGGCATGGAGTGTTGAGGATTGGAGAATGCTGTGCCTCTTGGCTGCCTAGGAAATCTTGGCATCGATAGAAGTATGGGCCCAAGACAATAGTGAGAAGTCGCTCACGCATCGGCCGCTATGCTAGTTGTACTTTCGACTCAGGTGTTCCTCATGCAAACATTATTGGACGGATCCACACCTTTCACCATCCTGGCGTGAGAATTTTTCTTCGGCTGCTGGAAGAAGGTTGGCCCTATTGCAGACGTCGGCGTGTAACAATTTCCAGCTGTTGGAAAGGGATAGTCAGAAGCTGGCCTACCTTGCACAGGGCCCGTCGCTTGCATGATAATATGATCGGAAAATGTAGCATTTTATTCACCCTAGACGTCGACTAGACGTGGCGTCAGCAGCAAGTAGAATAGGGGGCAGCCAACGACTGTCGAGACGCACTCAAGAGTCATCATCAGGTACCGGCCGACCGActgggagggggaaaaagtCTGTTTAATGTGGGAAGCCCCATACTTCCAAGGCCAAGTGGACGCTGCCAACTGTACTCCAGCCGGTCATAGAGCTCCTGGAGCTATCTGCTCCTGGGTCACTCAAGAGGTGCTGCAGCAACGACATAGATGATAGTACCGGGACTAGGTTTGAACCAGAAGTCTGCTAGTAGGGTCGAGTCATGAGTCTGTCTACTCCGGGGGTAGTCATGGGGAGATG of Aspergillus luchuensis IFO 4308 DNA, chromosome 7, nearly complete sequence contains these proteins:
- the GRS1_2 gene encoding glycine--tRNA ligase (COG:J;~EggNog:ENOG410PH5K;~InterPro:IPR036621,IPR006195,IPR004154,IPR027031, IPR033731,IPR002314,IPR002315;~PFAM:PF03129;~go_component: GO:0005737 - cytoplasm [Evidence IEA];~go_function: GO:0000166 - nucleotide binding [Evidence IEA];~go_function: GO:0004812 - aminoacyl-tRNA ligase activity [Evidence IEA];~go_function: GO:0004820 - glycine-tRNA ligase activity [Evidence IEA];~go_function: GO:0005524 - ATP binding [Evidence IEA];~go_process: GO:0006418 - tRNA aminoacylation for protein translation [Evidence IEA];~go_process: GO:0006426 - glycyl-tRNA aminoacylation [Evidence IEA]); translation: MASLSTKTGQVVDRSVLDSMLRRRLFYTPSFEIYGGVSGLYDYGPPGCAVLNNIVDLWRKHFVLEEDMLEVDCTMLTPHEILKTSGHVDKFADWMCKDPKTGEIFRADHLVEEVLEARLKGDKEARGQKVEVDEEKEAKKKKKVKQTKAVKLDDAVVKEYEETLAQIDNFDGPELEKIIAKYDIRNPTTDGNLLPPVAFNLMFQTSIGPSSNMPGYLRPETAQGQFLNFQKLLEFNQQSMPFASASIGKSFRNEISPRAGLLRVREFLMAEIEHFVDPQGGKKHARFEEVKDVKMTLLNRDIQLSGSTKTEEMTIGKAVETGLVDNETLGYFLARIQLFLLKLGVDPKKLRFRQHMANEMAHYATDCWDAELQTSYGWIECVGCADRSAYDLTVHKNKTGAPLVVRETRAEPLKVEEWQIDLDKKKFGPRFKKDGKTVTAAIDALSQELREKLSLDLEQTGKIEVEVEGVAGGKVELDKELIKIEKRTRVENVREYTPNVIEPSFGIGRILYSMIEQVYWSREGDEARGVLSFPPAIAPTKVLIVPLSTHQSFAPLVQRLTTKLRRMGVSNRVDDSSASIGKRYARNDELGTPFGVTVDFQSVKDNTFTLRDRDSTKQVRASEDEIALAIKSLVEGEETWEDVRKRLPEFTGQEVE
- a CDS encoding rRNA-binding ribosome biosynthesis protein RPF1 (COG:J;~EggNog:ENOG410PI8V;~InterPro:IPR007109;~PFAM:PF04427), whose amino-acid sequence is MVSKKASHRPPPGVGLDAKPRNKIQRKLLHIKRKRAKDSSRRAERYAFKKEEAKNPKLKEERLKRNIPLTIDRKRVWDDAGSDVEDGLGLSVDVERIKRRKQEEEEELNRPLNEDDQSSDAGEEEGSEDDEDDDVDSMLASSDEEDEGASDDDDEDEDSSSGKKKSKSSSDSTRGRSKSSLPTATERATSPSQSTKSTNLNLVPEALASKFPSLFSTENLKSPKILITTSLNSSLHHEAELLTDLFPNSVYVRRTRHRFAHQFSIREISKFATNRNFTAVVILREDQKKPTGLDIVHLPTGPMFHFSMTNWVEGKRIPGHGRATDHWPELILNNFRTPLGLLTAHLFRTLFPPQPDIEGRQVVTVLNSRDYLFFRRHRYVFREKRETEKAVVGADGKEMKGAEGIRAGMQELGPRFTLKLRRVDKGIQRASGQEWEWKGQMEKTRTKFQL
- a CDS encoding class I SAM-dependent methyltransferase (COG:S;~EggNog:ENOG410PKR0;~InterPro:IPR029063;~PFAM:PF13489,PF13847,PF13649) — its product is MEAKDLQPLGQHEPIVEPDESENAQKQSWTKPPDPESNFESDADSDEASINSCETHQLDIYEENNRRYPNDSYHMPNDEPERTRLNIVHQIYLILLDGQLTAAPIVTNAPRVLDIGTGPGDWAIEMSHAYPHGTIIASDIGVFDNALGHVDLPNLSFHLDDARDEWAYDIPFDLIHLRGLSGAFPDWSFIYQQAFDHLAPGGYLEVADTDFAAETMISLPPNSYLRLFASALRSADYSAGYLRDLSHLQPALFRAQGFIDIDVREYTFPIGLWPESPHDRTVGKMGLIALLEGLESYSLRALTTTYGWVAEEVRELCDQVRAEILQGVYRISARVKIVTGRKPLT
- the PTH1 gene encoding aminoacyl-tRNA hydrolase (COG:J;~EggNog:ENOG410PSBJ;~InterPro:IPR001328,IPR036416;~PFAM:PF01195;~go_function: GO:0004045 - aminoacyl-tRNA hydrolase activity [Evidence IEA]): MMISEINLRVNIYAMDINSSQSSGISKAKRNKSKFPSMHEAVVLHSAQTTEQEQEQEGHHHHQPSAKSSSTTTTLPLNHNLNTTSPTPSPSMSTTTPLKTPRRFLFIASIGNPRPYRTTRHSAGHILLEALTPLLPRRVPLVGTSPNNGNIINPLFYKTYTSPSYMNESGPKLLRNFQSWLSSTQTEIYQKIVQPGNVLSTNPESDATAAAEWHLRGADPTTLRNFSPTLVILHDELEAPLGKVRVKRGGPEKASLRGHRGLISSFESLRGKGMYPPNPKKNVLGTGVDLSVLRIGVGIGRPETRDRGGVAKYVLSEMSEQELKAVRAAAGPVLEVLVDELYRDGAE
- the HOB3 gene encoding amphiphysin-like protein RVS161 (COG:U;~EggNog:ENOG410PGVR;~InterPro:IPR003005,IPR004148,IPR027267,IPR037429;~PFAM:PF03114;~go_component: GO:0005737 - cytoplasm [Evidence IEA];~go_function: GO:0005515 - protein binding [Evidence IEA];~go_process: GO:0007015 - actin filament organization [Evidence IEA]) yields the protein MSWAGFKKNVNRATTQVMMKTGHVERTSDRDYEIEERRYRTMEAAANRLQKEAKGYLDSLRAMTASQMRIAETIDAFYGDAGTNDGVSRSYKQAVEDLDAETIKALDGPYRSTVLEPISRFCAYFPDINECIKKRNHKLLDYDSMRAKVKKLVEKPDKDATKLPRTERETEIAKQAYEQLNEQLFTELPQLIDLRVPYLDPSFEALVKIQLRFCAEAYSRMAQVQQYLDAETRDQYARGDLDNRVEEVLQEIRDLSIAGTV